A single Cannabis sativa cultivar Pink pepper isolate KNU-18-1 chromosome 7, ASM2916894v1, whole genome shotgun sequence DNA region contains:
- the LOC115697737 gene encoding wound-induced protein 1: MASTEISTANEKIYESSSDLIIVQNKATVEKLYKALSQGLALETVADLVATDLEYWFHGPPRCHHMMRVLTGESQADSVPFRFEPRSVTPIGGACVIAEGWEGAKAYWVHVWTVKDGVITQFREYFNTWLTVSDLQSPAVNGWDVSTGHRSLSTVWQSMPRDLFRRSLPSLLLAI; the protein is encoded by the coding sequence atggcaAGTACTGAAATCTCAACAGCCAATGAGAAGATTTATGAGTCCTCATCAGACCTAATAATAGTCCAAAACAAGGCGACCGTAGAGAAACTCTACAAGGCCTTGTCTCAAGGGCTAGCCCTTGAGACAGTGGCAGATCTCGTGGCTACAGACCTCGAGTACTGGTTCCACGGCCCGCCACGTTGCCACCACATGATGCGGGTGCTAACAGGCGAGTCACAGGCCGACTCTGTGCCTTTTAGGTTTGAGCCGAGGAGCGTTACTCCTATTGGGGGCGCGTGTGTCATCGCCGAGGGATGGGAAGGAGCAAAGGCTTATTGGGTTCATGTTTGGACAGTCAAAGATGGTGTTATTACTCAGTTTAGAGAGTACTTTAACACGTGGCTTACCGTCAGTGATCTTCAGTCACCGGCGGTGAATGGATGGGATGTCTCCACCGGTCACCGGAGCTTGTCCACTGTTTGGCAGAGCATGCCTAGGGATCTCTTTCGCCGGTCTCTCCCTAGTCTTCTTCTTGCCATTTAg